One region of Acropora muricata isolate sample 2 chromosome 13, ASM3666990v1, whole genome shotgun sequence genomic DNA includes:
- the LOC136894879 gene encoding RING finger and CHY zinc finger domain-containing protein 1-like, whose protein sequence is MSSTCPHYIRRCALLAPCCNKYYPCRLCHDDVEDHNLDRKKVQEIKCIQCQSSQATASHCKECGVKFGRYFCGICRLFDDHEKGQFHCDGCGICRVGGKENFFHCNRCDMCLGIQLKDSHKCVEKSSRTDCPICYEDIHTSRIPSHVPPCGHLLHSTCFSKYLETGGYACPICNRSMVDMTRMWRMLDNEISMTPMPEEYNNFYVKILCRDCHKESRVRFHVVGLKCMECGSYNTSREGEEGVPVAAVPLPQVAHAPQDEEEWETEDEEEIVGGHEETESEEQDAVDDLVDLAQVELNLGDETDDNQVLPLD, encoded by the exons ATGTCTTCTACATGTCCGCACTATATAAGACGTTGTGCTTTGCTT GCACCTTGTTGCAACAAATACTACCCATGCAGGTTATGCCATGATGACGTTGAAGATCACAATCTGGACAGAAAGAAAGTACAAGAGATCAAATGTATTCAGTGTCAGAGTTCCCAAGCA actgcTTCTCACTGTAAAGAATGTGGTGTAAAGTTTGGAAGATATTTTTGTGGCATCTGTCGATTATTTGATGACCATGAAAAAGGGCAGTTTCATTGCGATGGCTGTGGTATTTGCAG AGTTGGtggaaaggaaaatttctttcactgCAACCGATGTGACATGTGTTTGGGAATTCAGCTAAAAGATTCACACAAG TGTGTTGAAAAAAGTTCACGTACAGATTGCCCAATATGCTATGAG GATATTCACACATCTAGGATACCGTCGCATGTTCCCCCTTGCGGGCATTTGCTACACAG CACCTGTTTTTCAAAGTATCTGGAGACAGG TGGATATGCTTGTCCAATATGCAACAGATCAATGGTTGACATGACCCGTATGTGGCGAATGCTTGACAATGAGATATCTATGACTCCAATGCCAGAAGAATACAATAACTTTTATGTCAAG atCCTTTGCCGTGATTGTCACAAG GAAAGCAGGGTCCGATTTCATGTCGTTGGCCTGAAGTGCATGGAATGTGGCTCATACAACACCAGCAGAGAAGGGGAGGAAGGGGTTCCTGTGGCAGCCGTGCCATTACCACAGGTTGCTCATGCACCGCAGGATGAGGAAGAATGGGAAAcggaagatgaagaagaaatagTCGGGGGACACGAGGAGACTGAGTCAGAAGAACAAGACGCAGTCGATGATTTAGTTGATTTAGCACAGGTTGAGTTAAATCTTGGCGACGAAACTGACGATAATCAGGTTCTACCTTTAGATTGA